DNA sequence from the Schistocerca americana isolate TAMUIC-IGC-003095 chromosome 2, iqSchAmer2.1, whole genome shotgun sequence genome:
ccactggaggcgggctgcacgatgttggggcgtgaacggaagacggcctaacggtgtgcgggaccgtagcccagcttcatggagacggttgcgaatggtcctcgccgataccccaggagcaacagtgtccctaatttgctgggaagtggcggtgcggccccctacggcactgcgtaggatcctacggtcttggcgtgcatccgtgcgtcgctgcggtccggtcccaggtcgacgggcacgtgcactggcgacaacatcgatgtactgtggagacctcacgccccacgtgttgagcaattcggcggtacgtccacccggcctcccgcatgcccactatacgccctcgctcaaagtccgtcaactgcacatacggttcacgtccacgctgtcgcggcatgctacccgtgttaaagactgcgatggagctccgtatgccacggcaaactggctgacactgacggcggcggtgcacaaatgctgcgcagctagcgccattcgacggccaacaccgcggttcctatgtgaccgctgtgccgtgcgtgtgatcattgcttgtacagccctctcgcagtgtccggagcaagtatggtgggtctgacacaccggtgtcaatgtgttcttttttccatttccaggagtgtacttatctcAGCGTCATCTGCTCCGATTGTAGGTTTTATTTACGATAGTGCGATTCTTCCGGTGTACGTTGTTAGGTATTGGAGTTAAATGCCCTCCGTACGAGTCACCTTACCGCGAGGCAAACCTGCGTAATCTCACAGCGTCCGCGGTGCATTCTCTTCCACCTGGCAGCGGACATTGCTGGCGTGCCAGAAGGAACCctgccccacctcctcctcttaccCGCCCGAGTGATGCCGAGCCGCGCCGGAGACGGCCGAGTGCGGCGGCCGGCGTGGTGGGGCACGGGCGAGCGGCTGGTTGTTGTGGAGCCGGCCGAGCGACGAGGCTCCAAACTCGTCTGGCGGGTTGGCGCGCCGCGCACAGTGGGTTACAGCGTGGCCTGCCCGCCCGCGCCTGCGCAGTCGCGCCGCCTCGCTTCAGCTGTCGCCCAGCGCGCGGCCGCGGCTGCAGTTCGCGAACGGCCGCCAGCCGACCACACCGTGCGTGCGACACACGCGCTTGCGTCGCCGCGACGCACGTGCTCCCTCGGCGGCCGTGTGTTCCGGTGCGTCGCCCCTGTGAATCTGTGCAACCGCTCGCTAGTGTCAGCCATTGTGTTCCGACGGCACGCGGCGTCCTCGTGACGTCACCGGCACATTCAGTTGTCTCAACACAGCAGCGGCGGGTTTCGCGTTTATTGCTCTGGAGTGCTGGCATTTGCATACTCGCTTTTGTTTGTGACCGTCGTGCTACCGTGGCGTCGGTGTGTGCTGTGTAGATACTCGGAAGATTTGAGGGCATACAATTCGTCGTCTGTGTCAGTGTTTACTTGCAGTGTACTAGAATATTTCTCACCTGTGCGCCAGTGCAAACTTCATACATCCTGTAACGTGTAGCTGGTGTTGCAGACCAATAGTGAAACAGCCAGTGAATTAACACGCTTAGGCATTTTCCATTTCGGGCAGTGTTACCCGCCGCGGTGACCTCAGACTGACCAGGTGATTTTGTGTCGGTGCGCACCCTTGACCTTGAGCGCCGAGTGGCGACAAAAAACGGCGACTAAACGAAGGTAGAATTCCTCAGGCACGGCAACGCCGCAGGAATCGAGATTACAGCCGGATTCGCCTTCGCTGCTCGTAACACTTCTAGAGAAAAGGGAATTCTGTGTGTGACATTAGACTCCGGGAGTGGCTAGTGAAGAATTATCACGTTAACGTTCTAAGCTCTGCCTTGTGCCAAGTCGCCAGTGACGGACGTGTTTTGGtgtatttaagaaattgttcaggtGTTGAATTGTGGAGGGAAATTAGGGCTAATGATGTGAAGTACAAGAGGTGCTGTCTGAAAGTTTACAGTGGCAATTTTTACGCTGTTGTCATCGAAGAAACCTACCATACCAATGAAACTTTACTGTACACTAGCTTCTATACAGAGGTGCGTTAATTTGTGCATTGTGTTTTGAGGCATAGAAGTGTGAGAAAAGAAAAGTAGTAACTGAATCGTAATCTAACGATATTAAGCACGAGGCTCAGTTGTGTATTTTTGGCAGTAACGTTACGTCGATGGAGCGTGGATTGCTTTGAGGTAAGGGAGTCGTTCGAAACTGAATAAATTGAAGACGAGGCAGTCGCAGATGAGTAAGAAGTGCAGAGTGATTATTTGTGCGAGAGCTGGTGTAGCCAGAGAGTGACAGCAGACAGGCAGTGAGAGAGATGGCGGCTATGCTGGGCAGCCTGGTGCAGCGGCTGCAGTCGCTGTCGCCGACGACTTCCCCGCTGAGCTCTCCGAAGGCGTCGCGACGCCGGCGTCGGCCGGGGCGGCACAGCGCAGAGGAGTACCGGCGAGAGGTGCAGTCGGAACCGGAGGCGGACGACGACAAGAAGACGCCGGGGGCGGGAGCGGGGGGCGGCGCCCAGCTGCTGCCCGACTCGCGCCGCCACAAGGCGGGGGCGGCGAGGCGTCGCGACGCCGCCTCCGCAGGCCTCGGCGTCCTGCAAGGCTCCAAGAGCCTCGGCCGGCTGGACGGACTCAAAGAGGTAAGCGGCGTCACTCAGCTGTGCCCAAATAGCGTCGCTTGTTGCAGGTGTCCATAGTTCCGCTCAGCGTACAATGCCGGCGTTCACGATCGGTATTTCGTTCTTCAACATCTAGGAACAATGACATGTCGGTACCGTAATGCAAGAGACCTTCACAGAGGCTATAAACACGCATCTAGTTAATTCGTAGCCTCCATCAGTAAAAACGGCACGCTTATAGGATcgctttgtgtgcgtgtgtgtgtgtgtgtgtgtgtgtgtgtgtgtgtgtgtgtgtgtgtgttagaccgTTAAGAATCCTTTTCCTTGGGTATGGGTAGAAATAtcaagttaaaaatttgtttcgCATACTAAGATCTACCGTTCCTTGGCGGTGAAAAGAATTGTAGTAAGTCTGTGCATCGAAAGattcggtcatttatgtcacatgcttTGATACTGGCAAACTCTCGCATAAAAAATTACAGGTTACTTCGCTGTGACCTAGAATATGAAATTCTGCAAGAAGCAACGTTTCGCggaacaagtaaagtaaaaaaaatctAAAACTTATTAATTGGAATTATATCACACTTTTTTTGCCAATTTAACATACATTACACTCAACATCCGTAAAAAGCGTAATGgtcgaacattactgcatgcaaacataagtAATCTTTCAGTAAGCAAAGAAAAAACGTTTTATTAAGTCTTTCCCCTCTACATACGTAAACAGAAGTCCCTgatcgcttctttttgtatgtccgagCTAGTCTGAGGAAATACTGTAGAAATTTTGATCCAATTTTCGAATTCCCAGGATCAATACCTTGCTAGTATCGCTGTCGGGAATagacaaaaatcgttgagattctcgattcccaggatctATGAACTAGCTATATACAAAATTAAGTGTATACGGAAACAGTGCGCGAGACCTGCTCGCCCTTGGCCCATCTTAGAAACTAACAAAATTAAGCAACCCGATCTGTTGATACGCCCTCACGAAGCGGTTATTTGATGTTACTCGTATATTACCAAACATCGCCGAGTGCTATGGAGCaaagtttgaaaataaaataacaaagtcATTATAGCCTCCAaggatctacatccacatccatactctgcagaccactgtgaagtgcatggcagagggtacttcatctacatctacatcgatactttgcaaatcacacttacgtgcctggcagagggttcatccaaccaccttcacaattctctattattccaatctcgtacagcgcgaggaaagaatgaacacacacatctttccgtacgagctctgatttcccttattttatcttggtgatcgttccgccctatgtaggtcggtgtcaacaaaatattttcgcattcggaggagaaagctggtgattgtaatttcgtgagaagattccgtcgcaacgaaaaacgcctttcttttaatgatttccagccccaatcctgtatcatttctgttacactctcccatatttcgcaataataaaacgagctgcttttctttgaactttttcgatgtactccgtcagtcctatctggtaaggatcccacaccacgcagcagtattctaaaagaggacggtcaagcgtagtgtaggcagtctccttagtaggtctgttacatgttctaagtgtcctgccaataaaacgcagtctttggttagccttccacacaacattatctgtgtgttccttccaatttaagttgaatttacggcttttagattagactgatttatcgtgtaaccttgtagcactcatgtggatgacctgacacttttcgttattcagagtcaactgccacttttcacaccattcaggtatcttttctaaatcgtttcgcagtttgttttgatcttctgatgactttattagtcaacgacagcgtcatctgcaaagagccgaagacggctgctcagattctcccaaatcgtttatatcgataaggaacagcaaagggcctaaaacactaccttggggaacgccagaaatcacttctgttttactcgatgactttccgtcagttactacgaactgtgacctctctgacaggaggaAATTCTAGCAAAGGAGATACGTCATATCCTTGAACAAACAAGCAGCTGAACTGATTGAATGCCAACAGTCATATTACAAACTTCACTATTTGTACCACAATTCTAGCACACTTTTGAGTTAGGACATAACTTCCTGCGTGGAATAAAAACCTCTTCGCGGCAGCCAAGGTAAATTACAAATACAACCAGCAATCACATTCAAGTTTTTCGTACAAAACTTCGTCAGAAccatggatacagaaaatatgtATTCGGTGTTTTCATAATTCCGTAAAGCATTCGATTAGTGCCGCTTCAACATCTACTAATATAATGTATTGTGTTCTGCGACTGCACTGAGGCAGAACGGAAAGTCATCCATATCGGAACAAGATAATTTGCGATGCTTTCAAGGAACGTTTGATAaagttgcgccggccggagtggcggttctgggcgctgcagtctggaaccgcgcgaccgccacggtgtgtgtgatgtccttaggttagttaggtttaagtagttctaagttctaggggactgatgaccacagcaattaagtcccatagtgctcagagccatttgaaccatttgataaagttGCAGCTGTTCAGGTCGCGTTGATAATTTATCCGATACCATTACCCGCGTTCTCAGATTTTTTCACAGATGCAAAATCGAGTAGGACCGTGAAAAAAACCCAGCTTGAAATGAAGACCATCAAAAAACAGTTCATGGAGGAAAATATGATGTGCGCGAGTTATAAAGAGAGAATATGGGTTATTTGACTACACTAGACGTGAGTCACCTGGAGTCTTCAGACCACAGAAATGCTTGGAAGTAACAATGTGTGGAAGTATGAAGGAATGGGCCGTACAGGCTCAACTGAAAAGCAGGCAAATGCACATTTCAGTGGGAAGATAATGGGAAACTGAGATTTACTCTATATTCTACTTTTACATATAGCCATTGCACAATGTGCATAGGTGGATAATGCGTACCAATATTTGATATCAGTCGTGTCCTATTAGTGTACGCAGCAAGGGAAAAGTATGCCCACCTCAGTCTCTCCCTTTCTCGTGATACCCACGCGAAAATACCATGGTGGTAGCAAATTTGTGACTTCTTCTTACAATAAAAGCTTCTCCAATTTTACTCGACAGGGTTTGGTGAGAAGGGTCACCTTTCTTGCAAAGATTTCAGTTTTCGAGTAGTATTTCTTTGAAATTTGTATCAGTTATGATTAATAAGGGTATGAACTGTTTACAACGAAGGCCACCGCAAGTGAATGAAGGCTTTTTTACTTGCATGACTGTGTGGCTCGCAAGAACTGCGTAGTACTTAGAGAGCCATTTTACAGGAAACATATTTTTCGACTTCAGACACGTTGCGTCcttaaagagagaaagaaagacaaGGTGAAAGTAGACTTACAAACCGCTTCCAGCGTTCCATTCTTGAACGCATATAGGTATATGTCAGTTTGCGGTGCAAAAAAGTCGATAAAGATAAATCTCGATCTCAGACCTTCACTATACAGCAGTTGCCTTCACTGCAGCATGAAACAGAATTATTTTTATTAACACTCTCATTTTTAAAATGATGCGACAGAAATATATTCAGGTTTTATAGGTTTTTTATCAGACCACGAACTAGTGAGTCACTGAGAAAATGGCTACTGCCTATTTCTAAGGTCATTAATAGAATTACGGTGTAGTTCTCAGTGGATCAAGAGTTTTACCTAAAACTCCTTCTCATAAAAGAAAGTATCTACCTACATTGAGCGCAAACGCTTGGTGGAAGACATCCTCCGTCTACACCACTGCTTCCCCTAGCAACagacacttgcttcacccacatACCCTCCACTCCCATCTAGAATCAACGAAGTTTAAATGTGGACACTATACTTAGGCCTACTGGTTTTAAATCACTCGATTGCTGGACTGCTTACTTTTGAAGTGGCAGAAATTGGAAACTTCAAGTTGTCATTACTGCGTGCCTCACCACTGccgataacaacaataacaataacaataataattataatatgttGGTCCTAGAGCAAcgtagtagccattacatagttactgttgtgttgtgccgTGAATTTGTTCGTTTATCTGTTGCAAAGTGAATGATGAGACAATTTCTAGTTCATTGTAAGAACCATCAACAACTCTGAAAAGACATTTTCGTGAGACATCTGAACATAAATGAGGTATATGTCccagttttactgtcatagatgcatggtATACAGTATAAAGTATTTGTATAGTACGTGGACAAAGTAAGGAAGATCATGTCCATACACTCGCTTAGTAAGCAGTAACCTACACCAAAACGCGAGTTAGAGCAAGCCTTTGAAGAGGAATTTAATTATTGGCGACTTATGTAATCACTAATAGTAGTGACAGTAACgacgttttaaaaataatttgatttCCTGACGAAAACACAGTCGAGCCCTTTTGTTTTTACCTCACACAAAATTACATTTCGCCCCTCAGGGGTAATTACCCCAGGATTTGAAACACTGCCATGCTGTGATAACGCAATCTCGTAGCAAACCTAGAAATAGTAAAATGTAGCATTTTTAAAACCTATGTTCCAATATTATCCCTGTAACTGTTAACGGCTTGCTTTCACTGTTGAAAAGACCATAATTAACAATTACTACACACTATAGGGAGGTCATCCTGTCATTAGGAAAACGCCCCATCCCATACCCCTTCGATTTAGTGGTAAAATAGCCAAGTGGATTGCCCGTCAATAACTGAACA
Encoded proteins:
- the LOC124590519 gene encoding uncharacterized protein LOC124590519, with amino-acid sequence MAAMLGSLVQRLQSLSPTTSPLSSPKASRRRRRPGRHSAEEYRREVQSEPEADDDKKTPGAGAGGGAQLLPDSRRHKAGAARRRDAASAGLGVLQGSKSLGRLDGLKEVRLNCGQYLDGCYKATEER